The Flavobacterium commune genome contains a region encoding:
- a CDS encoding lactonase family protein, with the protein MKKPFLLLLALISFHITYSQNSYVFFGSYTPDKSAEGIYIYQLDTIKGKLSKITSISNISNPSYLSISNEGQFIYACTESKTPNAGSVSSFKFDPQNKSLTFLNSQKTNGENPVYLSLDHTGKWLVDANYTGSSISIFPIAEDGKINPIVQHIPFTEGSINPERQKSSHVHSVFFSPDNNYIISPDLGADKIRIFPFDNNKKEPLDISNSNFVKSTPGSGPRHFAFHPNKKWGYSIEEIAGAISSYTFEKGQLNLIERIKIQSKKESKDFGSAEILISSDGKFLYVSNRGIENSISIYGIQKNGTLKSVATQSSLGNHPRNFAISPSGKFLIVANMNSENVIVFKRNPKTGLLKKVSELKLKNISCVKIKNI; encoded by the coding sequence TTGAAAAAACCATTCCTACTATTACTCGCTTTAATTAGTTTTCACATTACTTATTCTCAAAACAGCTATGTCTTTTTTGGTTCTTATACCCCTGATAAAAGCGCAGAAGGAATCTATATTTACCAATTAGATACCATTAAAGGTAAATTATCTAAAATAACCAGTATCAGTAACATTTCAAATCCTTCTTATTTGAGTATATCAAATGAAGGTCAATTTATATATGCCTGTACCGAAAGCAAAACCCCAAACGCAGGCAGTGTTAGCAGTTTTAAATTTGACCCTCAAAACAAAAGTCTGACATTTTTAAACAGTCAAAAAACAAATGGAGAAAACCCTGTCTATCTTTCATTAGATCACACCGGAAAATGGCTTGTCGACGCGAATTATACAGGAAGCAGCATCTCAATATTTCCTATTGCAGAAGATGGAAAAATAAATCCAATTGTACAACACATCCCTTTTACTGAAGGAAGCATCAATCCTGAAAGACAAAAAAGTTCTCACGTACATTCGGTGTTTTTTTCTCCAGACAACAACTATATTATTTCTCCTGATCTGGGTGCTGATAAAATTAGAATCTTTCCTTTTGACAACAACAAAAAAGAACCTTTAGATATCAGCAACAGTAATTTTGTAAAAAGTACTCCGGGAAGTGGCCCTAGACATTTTGCGTTTCATCCCAATAAAAAATGGGGGTATTCTATTGAAGAAATTGCCGGAGCCATTAGCTCATACACCTTTGAAAAAGGGCAGCTAAACCTTATTGAGAGAATTAAAATTCAATCTAAAAAAGAGTCAAAAGATTTTGGCAGTGCTGAAATTCTCATTAGCTCAGATGGAAAATTTTTATATGTTTCGAATAGAGGAATTGAAAATAGTATCTCTATTTACGGTATCCAAAAAAACGGCACACTAAAAAGTGTTGCTACCCAATCCAGTTTAGGAAATCACCCTCGTAATTTTGCTATTAGCCCTTCCGGAAAGTTTTTGATTGTTGCCAATATGAATAGTGAAAACGTAATTGTTTTTAAAAGAAATCCAAAAACAGGTTTATTAAAAAAAGTAAGCGAATTGAAACTTAAAAACATCTCCTGTGTTAAAATAAAAAACATTTAA
- a CDS encoding Do family serine endopeptidase, with product MKQFSSLFLVSLLSGATTLGAYKLLFDNDGYFSNDKKTLTTLASDPYAKRVGLSSNVLDFTEAADKTIHTVVHVKNVSYQKVSDPILEFFYGYRGGGQSQEQVGTGSGVIISEDGYIVTNNHVVKDASEIEITLNNKKSYKAKLIGTDSKMDIALLKIDADEKLPYSTFGNSDDVKVGEWVLAVGNPYNLTSTVTAGIVSAKARNLGTDGIQSFIQTDAAVNPGNSGGALVNTRGDLIGINTMITSMTGSYVGYSFAVPSNITRKIIEDIMEFGNVQRGILGVEGGELNAKASKELGIKQTEGFYINNVRKNTGADKSGLKKGDIIIKIDNQNIATFADLSGYINTKRPNDKVAVTIIREGNSQTIPVTLSKNEFFNTEFKGIELENISAADKKKFRVDYGVKIKSINNENLSQYAEELKGNIIISIDNVKIKDIETASKLLNNKDERQSVRIEMINKNGEIIRIII from the coding sequence ATGAAACAATTCTCAAGTCTATTTTTAGTCTCACTTTTAAGTGGAGCCACTACTTTAGGGGCTTATAAATTATTATTTGACAATGACGGTTATTTTTCGAATGACAAAAAAACCTTAACAACACTAGCTTCTGACCCTTACGCAAAAAGAGTTGGCTTATCTTCAAACGTATTAGATTTTACGGAAGCAGCAGATAAAACTATCCATACAGTTGTTCACGTAAAAAACGTTTCGTATCAAAAAGTAAGCGACCCTATTCTTGAATTTTTCTACGGCTACAGAGGTGGAGGACAATCTCAGGAACAGGTAGGTACGGGTTCAGGGGTTATCATTTCGGAAGACGGCTATATTGTAACCAATAATCACGTAGTAAAAGATGCTTCAGAAATTGAAATTACCTTAAACAACAAAAAATCATATAAAGCAAAATTGATTGGCACCGATTCTAAAATGGACATTGCGCTACTAAAAATTGATGCCGATGAAAAATTACCTTATAGCACTTTTGGAAATTCCGACGATGTAAAAGTGGGCGAATGGGTACTTGCAGTAGGAAATCCGTATAATCTGACCTCTACAGTAACTGCGGGAATTGTATCGGCAAAAGCCAGAAATCTTGGTACTGATGGCATTCAGTCTTTTATCCAGACAGATGCTGCAGTAAACCCGGGAAACAGTGGTGGCGCATTAGTAAACACCCGTGGTGATTTAATTGGAATCAACACCATGATTACTTCTATGACAGGTTCCTACGTAGGTTATTCTTTTGCAGTTCCGTCTAATATTACCCGAAAAATAATCGAAGATATTATGGAATTTGGTAATGTACAACGCGGAATTTTAGGAGTTGAAGGTGGTGAGCTGAATGCAAAAGCATCCAAAGAATTAGGTATCAAACAAACGGAAGGTTTCTATATTAATAATGTTCGAAAAAATACCGGAGCCGATAAATCAGGTTTGAAAAAAGGTGATATTATCATAAAAATTGACAACCAAAATATTGCGACTTTTGCTGATTTATCCGGATATATTAATACCAAGCGACCAAATGACAAAGTAGCGGTAACCATTATCAGAGAAGGCAACAGCCAAACTATTCCTGTTACATTGAGCAAAAATGAATTTTTTAATACCGAGTTCAAAGGAATCGAATTAGAGAATATTTCGGCCGCTGATAAAAAGAAATTCCGTGTTGATTATGGTGTAAAAATCAAATCAATTAACAACGAAAACTTAAGCCAATACGCCGAAGAATTAAAAGGTAATATCATTATAAGTATAGACAATGTCAAAATCAAAGACATTGAAACGGCTTCAAAACTTTTGAACAACAAAGACGAACGTCAAAGCGTTCGAATTGAAATGATTAATAAAAACGGAGAAATTATTCGAATTATTATTTAA
- the dapF gene encoding diaminopimelate epimerase has product MLIQFYKYQGTGNDFVIIDNRTNFFPKEDTKLIERLCDRRFGIGADGLMLLENDPETDFKMVYYNSDGNQSTMCGNGGRCLVAFAKQLNVIGDSTSFNAVDGLHHASVDKDGIVSLQMIDVDSIKINPDYSFLNTGSPHHVQLVDDLEHYNVKENGAAIRYGELYGKAGSNINFVKKIDNSTFALRTYERGVEDETLACGTGATAAAIAMNATGQTDLTAINMNVEGGKLSVSFEKEGNKYVNVFLNGPAKFVFEGTIEI; this is encoded by the coding sequence ATGTTAATACAATTTTATAAATACCAAGGTACCGGAAACGATTTTGTAATCATCGATAATCGTACCAATTTTTTTCCGAAAGAAGATACGAAACTAATTGAACGTCTTTGTGACAGACGATTTGGAATAGGAGCGGACGGATTGATGTTGCTTGAAAATGATCCAGAAACCGATTTTAAAATGGTGTATTACAATTCAGATGGGAATCAAAGTACTATGTGTGGAAATGGTGGAAGATGTCTGGTCGCTTTTGCGAAACAATTAAATGTAATTGGTGATAGTACTTCATTTAATGCTGTAGATGGATTGCATCATGCTTCAGTCGATAAAGACGGAATTGTTTCTTTGCAAATGATTGATGTTGATAGTATAAAAATTAACCCGGATTATAGTTTTTTAAATACAGGTTCGCCGCATCATGTACAATTAGTGGATGATTTAGAACATTATAATGTAAAAGAAAACGGTGCTGCCATTCGTTACGGAGAATTGTATGGCAAAGCAGGAAGTAATATCAATTTTGTAAAAAAAATAGATAATTCCACTTTTGCACTTCGTACCTATGAACGTGGAGTAGAAGACGAAACCTTAGCTTGTGGAACCGGGGCAACTGCAGCAGCTATTGCAATGAACGCTACCGGACAAACCGATTTGACTGCTATTAACATGAATGTTGAAGGTGGAAAATTATCAGTTTCTTTCGAAAAAGAAGGTAATAAATATGTTAATGTTTTCCTGAACGGTCCGGCAAAATTTGTTTTTGAAGGTACTATCGAAATATAA
- a CDS encoding GNAT family N-acetyltransferase: protein MITLKGDNIYIRALEPNDLEFIYAVENDQSIWEVSNTQTPYSRFLIRQYLENAHQDIYEAKQLRLAICQDQDFPALGLIDLFDFDPKNNRAGVGIMILNDANRNLKIGSEALELLIRYSFHHLNLHQLYANIAMGNEASKALFTKFGFQCIGVKKDWNLINGVYQDEAIYQLINQQF, encoded by the coding sequence ATGATTACTTTAAAAGGAGATAATATCTACATACGAGCATTAGAACCCAATGATTTGGAATTTATTTATGCCGTAGAAAATGATCAAAGTATTTGGGAAGTGAGCAATACTCAAACTCCTTATAGCCGATTTTTAATTCGTCAATATCTTGAAAATGCGCATCAGGATATTTATGAAGCCAAGCAATTGCGATTAGCCATTTGTCAGGATCAGGATTTTCCGGCCTTGGGTTTAATTGATTTGTTTGATTTTGATCCTAAAAATAATAGGGCAGGAGTAGGGATTATGATTTTAAATGATGCGAATAGAAATCTGAAAATTGGTTCTGAAGCATTAGAATTATTGATTCGCTATTCATTCCATCATCTTAATTTACATCAGTTGTATGCAAATATTGCTATGGGAAATGAAGCAAGTAAAGCACTTTTTACTAAATTTGGCTTTCAATGTATAGGTGTTAAAAAGGATTGGAATCTTATCAACGGAGTGTATCAAGACGAAGCCATCTATCAATTAATTAATCAACAATTTTAA
- the mltG gene encoding endolytic transglycosylase MltG, with amino-acid sequence MTPKKIISIAFITIISALIIYGFVLISQIFSDNTKFAENEVYVHIPTDATYQQALDSLTLYVTNLDRFEMVANKMSYPENVKSGRFLLTKGMNSYELVKAMRNNVAVKLAFNNQERIENLAGRVGSQIEADSLSLLNSFKDSIFLKENGFTEENVLSMFIPNTYEVYWNTSAEKFRDKMIKEYRNFWDKERVAKAEKQGLTPIEVTTLASIVHKESVKKDERPRIAGVYLNRLRAGMPLQADPTVIFAKKKKDNDFNQVIKRVFYNDLFLSSPYNTYKVVGLPPGPIAMPDITALEAVLNPEKNDFIYFCASVDRFGYHEFAATLAEHNINAKKYSDWVNAQGIKR; translated from the coding sequence TTGACCCCAAAAAAAATTATTTCAATCGCTTTTATTACGATTATTTCGGCATTGATTATTTATGGCTTTGTTTTAATTAGCCAGATATTTTCAGATAATACTAAATTTGCAGAGAACGAAGTTTATGTTCATATTCCAACCGATGCAACATACCAACAAGCCTTGGATTCGTTGACTCTTTATGTAACTAATTTAGATCGTTTTGAAATGGTCGCTAATAAAATGAGTTATCCTGAAAATGTAAAATCAGGGCGTTTCCTGTTGACCAAGGGAATGAATAGTTACGAATTGGTTAAAGCAATGCGAAACAATGTAGCTGTAAAATTAGCTTTTAACAATCAGGAACGAATAGAGAATTTAGCAGGTCGTGTAGGTTCTCAAATTGAAGCTGATAGTTTGTCTTTGTTGAATTCGTTTAAAGATTCTATATTTTTAAAAGAAAATGGTTTTACCGAAGAGAACGTTTTATCCATGTTTATCCCTAATACTTATGAGGTATATTGGAATACTTCGGCAGAGAAGTTTAGAGATAAAATGATTAAGGAATACCGTAATTTTTGGGATAAAGAGCGTGTTGCCAAAGCTGAAAAACAAGGATTAACACCCATAGAAGTAACAACATTGGCTTCTATTGTACATAAAGAATCGGTTAAAAAAGACGAAAGACCCAGAATTGCAGGTGTTTATTTAAACAGATTACGCGCTGGAATGCCACTTCAGGCTGATCCGACGGTTATTTTTGCTAAAAAGAAAAAGGATAACGATTTTAATCAGGTTATCAAACGAGTTTTCTATAACGATTTGTTTTTGAGTTCACCATACAACACTTATAAAGTGGTTGGTCTTCCTCCCGGACCTATTGCTATGCCTGATATTACGGCTTTAGAAGCAGTTTTAAATCCCGAGAAAAATGATTTTATTTATTTCTGTGCAAGTGTGGATCGTTTTGGATATCATGAATTTGCGGCTACTTTGGCAGAGCACAATATTAATGCTAAAAAATATTCTGATTGGGTGAATGCTCAGGGAATTAAAAGATAG
- a CDS encoding DUF2279 domain-containing protein, which produces MSLLLAISNCVAQSGIQSFLKPSDTLNIKRQKAVFVSEAAFSAISLVGLNQLWYADYPRSNFHFINDNQEWLQMDKAGHVFSAYHIGRLGSEMLQWSGAGTKQQLIYGSGLGFAFLTAVEVLDGFSSEWGASTGDVIANASGTALYVSQELLWKEQRITPKFSFHTTRFAQYRPEVLGSNFSEQILKDYNGQTYWLSVNFKSFFKEAKIPKILNIAIGYGADRMLTGKDENSVIISDLNQPKSRQFYLSLDLDLTKIETKSHFLKTFFSVFSVLKIPAPTIEYSANEGVRAHLLYF; this is translated from the coding sequence TTGAGTTTGTTGCTTGCAATTTCAAATTGTGTGGCTCAAAGTGGAATACAATCTTTTTTGAAACCTTCGGATACTTTAAATATTAAAAGACAAAAAGCTGTTTTCGTTTCGGAAGCAGCTTTTTCTGCTATAAGTTTAGTCGGTTTGAACCAGTTATGGTACGCCGATTATCCAAGATCCAACTTTCATTTTATAAATGACAATCAGGAGTGGTTGCAAATGGATAAGGCTGGACATGTTTTTTCGGCTTATCATATTGGTCGTTTGGGTAGCGAAATGTTGCAATGGAGTGGTGCAGGTACTAAACAGCAATTAATTTATGGGTCAGGATTAGGATTTGCATTTTTAACCGCTGTGGAAGTCCTGGACGGTTTTTCTTCTGAATGGGGAGCTTCAACAGGGGATGTGATTGCTAATGCTAGCGGAACGGCTTTGTATGTTTCTCAGGAATTGCTTTGGAAAGAACAGCGTATTACACCCAAATTTTCTTTTCATACCACCCGATTTGCACAATACCGACCTGAAGTTTTAGGCAGTAATTTTAGCGAACAAATTTTAAAAGATTACAATGGTCAAACCTATTGGTTATCGGTCAATTTTAAGTCCTTTTTTAAAGAGGCAAAAATTCCAAAAATTTTGAATATTGCCATAGGCTATGGAGCCGATAGAATGCTGACCGGAAAAGACGAAAATTCCGTAATTATTTCAGACCTAAATCAGCCTAAATCACGACAATTTTATCTTAGTTTAGACCTCGATTTGACAAAAATTGAGACTAAATCCCATTTTTTAAAGACATTTTTTTCTGTTTTTTCAGTTTTGAAAATTCCGGCACCCACTATCGAATACTCGGCTAACGAGGGGGTTAGAGCTCATCTTTTGTATTTTTAG
- a CDS encoding peptidoglycan-binding protein LysM, which translates to MIKKWYFYTSLTVIVVFLSYSFKPHKLDTNEWFFTKNNDGVSYSLPSLEKQEYTNSNIPFTGNFFIGFKEAIGFKESQNKYKKVNSLGYLGKYQFGNETLRSIGIHDTDKFLKSPKLQEKAFVALLSKNKSILKDVIAKYDGKVVNGILVTESGILAAAHLGGAGSVKKYFRSNGKRYIRDAYGTSIRSYLKAFGGYDTSFIVPNVNAVVTL; encoded by the coding sequence ATGATAAAAAAATGGTATTTTTACACTAGTCTGACTGTAATTGTGGTCTTTTTAAGTTACAGTTTTAAACCACACAAATTGGATACAAATGAGTGGTTTTTTACAAAGAATAATGATGGAGTTTCATATTCATTACCATCATTAGAAAAGCAAGAATATACTAATTCGAATATTCCTTTTACAGGGAATTTCTTCATCGGCTTCAAAGAAGCAATTGGGTTTAAAGAATCCCAAAACAAGTACAAAAAAGTCAATTCATTAGGGTATTTAGGAAAGTACCAATTCGGAAATGAAACTTTAAGGTCTATTGGAATTCACGATACAGATAAATTCCTAAAGAGTCCTAAACTACAAGAAAAAGCATTTGTTGCTTTATTATCTAAAAACAAATCAATTTTAAAGGATGTTATTGCTAAATACGACGGAAAGGTCGTAAACGGTATTTTGGTAACTGAATCAGGTATTTTAGCAGCCGCTCATTTGGGTGGGGCAGGTTCAGTAAAAAAATACTTTAGAAGTAATGGCAAAAGGTACATTAGAGATGCCTACGGTACTTCTATAAGAAGTTATTTGAAAGCCTTTGGAGGTTATGACACTTCGTTTATTGTGCCTAATGTTAATGCAGTAGTTACACTTTAA
- the scpA gene encoding methylmalonyl-CoA mutase — MLRKDLRHIQLNPQPSEANASFEFSFAKEKENAAAENFVTAEGIELKQSYSEQDIEDLEHLDFGAGFPPYLRGPHTTMYVQKPWTIRQYSGFSTAEESNAFYRKNINAGQEGLSIAFDLATHRGYDSDHERVVGDVGKAGVAIDTVEDFKILFDQIPLDKMSVSMTMNGAVLPIMAFYIVAAEEQGVQPDQLSGTIQNDILKEFMVRNTYIYPPEASMKITAAIFEYVSKKMPKFHSISISGYHMQEAGATADIELAYTLADGLEYIRTGLSTGMKIDEFAPRLSFFWGIGMNHFMEIAKMRAARMIWTKLIKSFNPKNPKSLTLRTHCQTSGWSLTAQDPFNNVARTCIEASAAVFGGTQSLHTNSLDEAMALPSDFSARIARNTQLFLLEETKITKTVDPWAGSYYVESLTNEIVEKAWKLIEEIEALGGMTKALATGIPKLRIEEAAARKQARIDSKQDIIVGVNKFKLKKEASLNILDIDIEKVRTQQLERLHQVKTSRNTLKVKEALEKITLCAQTGAGNLLELAIYAARERATLGEISQALETVFGRHKAQIKSFSGVYSKEIKEDESFEKAKQLADAFAKQEGRRPRIMIAKMGQDGHDRGAKVVATAFADMGFDVDIGPLFQTPAETAKQAMENDVHILGVSSLAAGHKTLVPQVIEELKKLGREDIMVIVGGVIPPQDYQFLFDAGAAAVFGPGTNSSKIAVTILSLFVKDEQN, encoded by the coding sequence ATGTTGAGAAAAGACCTCCGACATATTCAACTCAATCCTCAGCCATCCGAAGCTAATGCTAGCTTCGAATTTTCTTTTGCCAAAGAAAAAGAAAATGCAGCTGCTGAAAACTTTGTAACAGCTGAAGGAATCGAACTAAAACAAAGCTATTCGGAGCAGGACATTGAGGATTTAGAACATTTGGATTTTGGAGCAGGTTTCCCTCCTTATTTACGCGGTCCACATACAACTATGTACGTTCAAAAACCCTGGACGATTCGTCAATATTCCGGTTTTTCAACTGCCGAGGAAAGCAATGCATTTTATAGAAAAAATATCAACGCGGGACAGGAAGGACTTTCTATTGCATTTGATTTGGCAACCCATCGCGGCTATGATTCCGACCATGAACGCGTAGTGGGCGATGTTGGAAAAGCAGGCGTAGCAATTGATACTGTTGAAGATTTCAAAATATTATTTGACCAAATTCCATTGGATAAGATGTCGGTTTCGATGACCATGAATGGAGCTGTTTTACCCATTATGGCATTTTATATCGTAGCCGCAGAAGAACAAGGTGTTCAGCCAGACCAACTTTCGGGAACCATACAAAATGACATCTTAAAAGAGTTCATGGTACGCAATACTTATATTTATCCACCGGAAGCTTCGATGAAAATTACTGCTGCCATTTTTGAATACGTCAGCAAAAAAATGCCCAAATTCCATTCGATATCCATATCAGGTTATCACATGCAAGAAGCGGGAGCCACTGCCGATATTGAATTAGCTTACACCCTTGCCGATGGATTAGAATACATCAGAACCGGACTTTCAACGGGAATGAAAATTGATGAATTTGCTCCTCGATTATCATTTTTCTGGGGAATTGGCATGAATCATTTTATGGAAATTGCCAAAATGAGAGCGGCAAGAATGATTTGGACCAAACTAATCAAAAGCTTTAATCCAAAAAATCCTAAATCACTAACCTTGCGCACCCATTGTCAAACCAGCGGTTGGAGTTTAACGGCTCAGGATCCGTTTAACAATGTAGCCCGTACCTGTATTGAAGCCAGTGCCGCAGTATTTGGCGGAACACAATCGCTTCACACCAATTCCTTAGATGAAGCTATGGCCTTGCCAAGTGATTTTTCAGCTAGAATTGCGCGAAATACTCAATTATTTTTATTAGAAGAAACTAAAATAACAAAAACAGTCGATCCTTGGGCCGGCAGTTATTATGTTGAAAGTTTGACCAATGAAATTGTAGAAAAAGCATGGAAACTAATTGAAGAAATAGAAGCCCTTGGCGGAATGACCAAAGCATTAGCTACTGGAATTCCAAAATTGCGAATAGAAGAAGCCGCAGCAAGAAAGCAGGCACGTATTGACAGCAAACAGGATATAATTGTAGGCGTTAATAAATTCAAATTAAAGAAAGAAGCGTCTTTAAATATTTTAGACATTGATATTGAAAAAGTTCGAACACAACAACTCGAACGTCTCCATCAGGTAAAAACAAGCCGAAATACTTTAAAAGTAAAAGAAGCTTTAGAAAAAATTACTCTTTGTGCTCAAACCGGAGCAGGAAATTTACTGGAATTAGCCATCTATGCTGCCAGAGAAAGAGCAACATTAGGCGAAATTAGTCAGGCGTTAGAAACAGTATTCGGAAGACATAAGGCTCAAATTAAATCTTTTAGCGGTGTGTATAGTAAAGAAATAAAAGAAGACGAAAGCTTTGAAAAAGCAAAACAACTGGCAGATGCTTTTGCCAAACAAGAAGGTCGGCGCCCTAGAATTATGATTGCAAAAATGGGACAAGACGGGCACGATAGAGGTGCAAAAGTAGTTGCTACTGCATTTGCCGATATGGGTTTTGACGTTGACATTGGTCCGCTTTTTCAAACTCCGGCTGAAACTGCTAAACAGGCTATGGAAAATGACGTTCATATACTGGGTGTTTCTTCCCTTGCCGCTGGTCATAAAACACTGGTTCCACAAGTAATCGAGGAACTAAAAAAACTGGGACGTGAAGATATTATGGTTATTGTAGGCGGGGTTATTCCTCCACAGGATTACCAATTCCTGTTTGATGCCGGTGCTGCAGCGGTTTTTGGACCGGGCACTAATAGCAGTAAAATAGCAGTTACAATTCTAAGTCTCTTTGTAAAAGACGAACAAAATTGA
- a CDS encoding energy transducer TonB, which produces MKKIALLILLVSSQIMLAQTKIYSEKEVDNQPYFPGGWNEWIGFVEKNMKWIPEKKGAQNIQIEFTVQANGAITDIKVINPKPNINEKEALRVMALSPKWIPATLAGKKVPCRLKYGMFNPWADTEPALTVAPFSNSNRITPVINDDDNLIYSAAGIEVKPKFPEGFEKFYQFFNNNFQAPDEEGLKGKVYATFIVEKDGSLSDIKILRDIGYGTGKETIRVLNLSPKWNPGIQNGKPVRVMYSMPFTIGGIKTLPETK; this is translated from the coding sequence ATGAAAAAAATTGCCTTACTTATTTTACTGGTGAGCTCACAAATAATGCTTGCTCAAACTAAAATTTATTCGGAGAAAGAAGTTGATAATCAGCCCTATTTTCCTGGCGGATGGAACGAATGGATTGGTTTTGTTGAAAAAAACATGAAATGGATACCTGAAAAAAAGGGAGCACAAAATATCCAAATAGAATTTACTGTACAGGCAAATGGTGCAATTACTGATATTAAAGTAATTAATCCTAAACCAAATATAAATGAAAAAGAAGCATTGCGTGTTATGGCATTGAGCCCAAAATGGATTCCAGCAACCTTAGCAGGAAAAAAAGTACCCTGCCGTCTAAAATATGGCATGTTCAATCCTTGGGCTGATACTGAACCCGCTTTAACTGTAGCCCCTTTCAGCAATTCAAATCGCATTACACCTGTAATAAATGACGATGATAATTTAATTTACAGTGCTGCAGGTATAGAAGTAAAACCCAAATTTCCTGAAGGATTCGAAAAATTCTACCAATTTTTCAACAACAACTTCCAAGCACCTGATGAAGAAGGCTTAAAAGGAAAGGTTTATGCAACCTTCATTGTAGAGAAAGATGGTAGCTTATCGGATATAAAAATTCTTCGTGACATTGGCTATGGAACGGGTAAAGAAACAATTCGAGTATTAAATCTTTCACCTAAATGGAATCCCGGAATACAAAATGGAAAACCAGTACGAGTAATGTACTCAATGCCTTTTACAATTGGAGGAATTAAAACCTTGCCAGAAACAAAATAA
- a CDS encoding methylmalonyl-CoA mutase subunit beta: protein MATNLFEDFDPVSSKQWKQKIQFELDGADYNESLVWNSPEDIKVKPFYHRDDFSKTTTAATKASQFKICQNIFVFDVEKSVERALDSLKRGAESLRFTIENESVDIQKLLEKLPLKNTAIYFDLKFLSVAFISKVNTIVEQKKATVFYNLDPIGQLAKEGNWFSTKEKDNFETLRLLSKTTRESSLISINSALYQNAGANIVQQIAYSLAHANEYLNRIPTIHQAIVFEVAVGSNYFFEIAKLRALRLLFQLIAKEYYHDKDCHILVTPTKRNKTLYDYNINMLRTTTECMSAILGGADAIANLSYDSIYHKNNEFGDRIARNQLLILKNESYFDKVNNPADGSYYIETLTQQLAEKALTLFKEIEANGGFLKQLNDGIIKRKIQESADKEQQLFDSGKEILIGTNKYLNPKDKMKEQIELYPFVKIKPRKTLITPIIEKRLAEKLEQERLETEK, encoded by the coding sequence ATGGCTACTAATCTATTCGAAGATTTCGACCCTGTTTCATCAAAGCAATGGAAACAAAAAATCCAGTTTGAATTGGATGGAGCCGATTATAACGAAAGCTTGGTTTGGAATTCGCCAGAAGATATTAAAGTCAAACCCTTTTACCATCGGGATGATTTTAGTAAAACCACCACGGCTGCCACAAAAGCATCGCAATTTAAAATCTGCCAAAACATTTTTGTCTTTGATGTAGAAAAATCCGTAGAAAGAGCCTTGGATTCTTTAAAAAGAGGAGCCGAAAGTTTACGATTTACAATCGAAAATGAATCTGTTGACATCCAAAAACTGTTGGAAAAACTTCCGCTGAAAAACACGGCAATTTACTTTGACTTAAAGTTTTTATCGGTTGCTTTTATTTCGAAAGTTAATACCATTGTAGAACAAAAAAAAGCTACTGTATTTTACAATCTGGATCCTATTGGACAATTAGCCAAAGAAGGCAATTGGTTTTCGACCAAAGAAAAAGACAATTTTGAAACGCTTCGTTTATTGTCGAAAACAACCAGAGAAAGTTCTTTAATCAGCATTAATTCTGCTTTATATCAAAATGCAGGAGCGAACATCGTTCAACAAATTGCTTATAGTCTGGCTCACGCCAATGAATACCTAAACCGGATTCCAACTATTCATCAAGCCATTGTTTTTGAAGTTGCCGTAGGAAGCAATTACTTTTTTGAAATCGCCAAATTGCGTGCGCTACGCTTGTTATTTCAATTGATTGCAAAAGAATATTATCACGATAAAGATTGTCATATTTTGGTAACGCCTACAAAACGCAACAAAACATTGTATGATTACAATATCAATATGTTGCGCACCACGACCGAATGTATGTCGGCAATTTTAGGCGGGGCGGATGCCATTGCCAATTTGTCTTACGATTCCATTTATCATAAAAACAATGAATTTGGAGACCGAATAGCCCGCAATCAATTACTGATTCTTAAAAACGAAAGCTATTTTGACAAAGTAAACAATCCTGCCGACGGAAGTTATTACATCGAAACCCTAACACAACAACTGGCCGAAAAAGCCTTGACTTTGTTTAAAGAAATAGAAGCCAATGGTGGCTTTTTAAAGCAATTGAACGACGGAATTATCAAAAGAAAAATTCAGGAAAGCGCCGATAAAGAACAACAACTTTTTGATTCGGGTAAAGAGATTCTTATTGGAACCAATAAATATTTGAATCCAAAAGACAAAATGAAAGAGCAAATCGAATTGTATCCTTTTGTAAAAATAAAGCCTCGAAAAACCCTGATTACGCCAATTATAGAAAAAAGATTGGCAGAAAAATTAGAACAAGAACGACTAGAAACAGAAAAATAA